TGGATATCATTCAGGATAGTTTCGTGGAATCAAGAGAATCCCTTTTGGAGCAAGCTATAGCCTTTTTAGGGGATACCATCACCAATCCCTTAAAGGAACAAGGTGGTTTCCGTGAAAAGTATGTGGATGCCGAGAAAGAGACCCTTCGCAAAAAACTGGAGTCTATTGTTAACGATAAAATCCGTTACGCCAGTGAACGCTGTTTAGAAGAAATGTGCGAAGGAGAACCGTATCGGCTGCATCCTTTGGGAAGAACCCAGGACCTGGATAAAATATCACCGCAAAGTCTATATGAGCAATACGAATCCTGGCTGAGTGAAGCTCCCGTTGATATTTATGTAACGGGAAATACTTCTCTGAAGGAAGTTGAAAAGCTGGCAAGGAAATTTTTCCGGTTCAAGCCTAATACTCCCCAAACCTATAATCGTCCAAAGCTGTTCCAAAAACAGGAACCGGCCAAAACAGTGATTGAACGGCTTGATGTAAATCAGGGGAAATTGAACATGGGTCTTCGTATACCCGTTACATACAGTGATGACCAGTATCCGGCCGCATTAATGTATAACGGTATTTTGGGGGGATATCCACATTCCAAGCTCTTTACCAATGTACGCGAGAAAGCGAGTCTTGCTTATTATGCAGCGTCCAGGTTTGACGGGCATAAAGGAATCCTTATCATCCAATCCGGAATCGAAATAGGCAATTTTGATAAAGCGGTGAGAATTATTAAGGAACAACTCGAAATTATGAAGCAGGGAAATATTCATGATACCGAACTTCTTCAGACCAAAGCCATGATTGCCAATCAGCTGCGGGAGATGCAGGATTCGGCATTTGACATAGTGGCCTTTGATTTTAATGCCGTATTATCTGGAAAAGAACGTTCCGTAAGCGAACTGATCAATTCGATTGAAGATATTCAAATCGCGGATATCAGGGCTGTCGCGGAGGAAGTGCAGCTGGATACGATCTATTTTCTGCGTGACCGGAAAGGAGACCAGGCATGAAACAAATCCCATACCCTCATTTACAAGAAACCTTGTATACGGAAAAGATGCCGGGAGGGCTTCAGGTCTTTATCCTCCCCAAAGCGGGCTTCAAAAAAACCTATGCCACGTTTACCACCCGGTACGGGTCTGTTGATAATCATTTTCAGGTTGAGGGCAGGGAAGAGATCCGGGTTCCCGATGGAATTGCCCACTTCCTGGAGCATAAAATGTTTGAAGAGCCGACAGGGGACATTTTTTCTAATTTTGCTAATAAGGGAGCGTCTGCCAATGCTTTTACAAGCTTTGACCGGACAACATATCTATTTACCGCGACTGAACACATTGAAGATAATCTGACAACGCTGATTGATTTTGTTCAGCATCCTTATTTTACCGACGAGAACGTGGAAAAAGAAAAAGGAATTATTGGGCAAGAAATCCAAATGTACCGCGATAATCCGGATTGGAGATCTTATTACGGCCTGATTGAAGCTATGTACAGCAAACATCCCATACGCATTGATATCGCGGGAACCGTCGAATCTATTTCGAAAATAACGAAAGGGACA
This Paenibacillus larvae subsp. larvae DNA region includes the following protein-coding sequences:
- the yfmF gene encoding EF-P 5-aminopentanol modification-associated protein YfmF, yielding MKQIEFERGIAGGVRLHVLPTDQFKTFSISVYMGRLLAESTVTPTALMPFVLRRGTGRLPETRLFREKLDEMYGAGFGFDIYKRGDYQIVQFRMDIIQDSFVESRESLLEQAIAFLGDTITNPLKEQGGFREKYVDAEKETLRKKLESIVNDKIRYASERCLEEMCEGEPYRLHPLGRTQDLDKISPQSLYEQYESWLSEAPVDIYVTGNTSLKEVEKLARKFFRFKPNTPQTYNRPKLFQKQEPAKTVIERLDVNQGKLNMGLRIPVTYSDDQYPAALMYNGILGGYPHSKLFTNVREKASLAYYAASRFDGHKGILIIQSGIEIGNFDKAVRIIKEQLEIMKQGNIHDTELLQTKAMIANQLREMQDSAFDIVAFDFNAVLSGKERSVSELINSIEDIQIADIRAVAEEVQLDTIYFLRDRKGDQA